Proteins found in one Acidobacteriota bacterium genomic segment:
- a CDS encoding DEAD/DEAH box helicase — MQSAVLPYAIAGRDVIGCAETGTGKTAAYLLPMLARLLREHREGHPTPQGVTRALVLAPTRELVTQIDDELQGFAYHSPITSVAVYGGVPIEPQERALKAGVDVVIATPGRLLDHMRSHVGDFSKLEMFVLDEADRMMDMGFWPDVRRIAEALPPSSSRQTLLFSATMPAEVMQFADALAPGAVFLQVGSRRGPAQNISHEARVLPSREKTEFLARYLRRAHEPAIVFVNTKIGCDRLARQLASYGLRAAAIHADRSQKDRTAVIESFRAGRTRVLVATDVAARGLDIDNVGLIVNYEVPHGLDSYVHRVGRTGRYDATGHALTLADPHERRDLEQIEKAFGLQLLGD; from the coding sequence GTGCAGAGCGCGGTGCTGCCCTACGCCATCGCCGGCCGCGACGTGATCGGCTGCGCCGAGACCGGCACGGGCAAGACGGCGGCCTATCTGCTGCCGATGCTGGCTCGCTTGCTGCGCGAGCATCGCGAGGGTCACCCCACGCCGCAGGGCGTCACGCGAGCGCTCGTCCTCGCGCCGACGCGCGAGCTGGTCACGCAGATCGACGACGAGCTGCAGGGGTTTGCGTATCACTCGCCGATCACGAGCGTGGCGGTCTACGGCGGCGTGCCGATCGAGCCGCAGGAGCGGGCGCTCAAGGCGGGCGTAGACGTCGTGATCGCGACGCCAGGCCGGCTGCTCGATCACATGCGCAGCCACGTCGGCGACTTCTCGAAGCTCGAGATGTTCGTGCTCGACGAAGCCGACCGCATGATGGACATGGGCTTCTGGCCGGATGTGCGGCGGATCGCCGAGGCGCTGCCGCCATCCTCGTCGCGGCAGACGCTGCTCTTCTCCGCGACGATGCCGGCCGAGGTGATGCAGTTCGCCGACGCGCTCGCGCCAGGCGCCGTGTTCCTCCAGGTCGGGTCGCGCCGCGGGCCCGCGCAGAACATCTCGCACGAGGCGCGCGTGCTGCCGTCGCGGGAGAAGACCGAGTTCCTCGCGCGCTACCTGCGGCGGGCGCACGAGCCGGCGATCGTCTTCGTGAACACGAAGATCGGCTGCGACCGGCTGGCGCGCCAGCTCGCGTCGTACGGCCTGCGCGCGGCCGCCATTCACGCCGATCGGTCGCAGAAGGATCGGACGGCGGTCATCGAGAGCTTCCGGGCGGGCCGCACGAGGGTGCTCGTGGCGACCGACGTCGCCGCGCGCGGCCTCGACATCGACAACGTGGGGCTCATCGTCAACTACGAGGTGCCGCACGGGCTCGACAGCTACGTCCATCGCGTCGGCCGGACCGGGCGCTACGACGCGACCGGGCACGCGCTGACGCTGGCCGACCCTCACGAGCGCCGGGATCTCGAGCAGATCGAGAAAGCCTTCGGCCTCCAACTGCTCGGCGACTGA
- a CDS encoding DUF1080 domain-containing protein — translation MREYRVRVRALLIASALALVIAGGVGRLSASQGEPPPALGTLTPLFDGRTLTGWEGDAAIWRVQDGALTGGSLTRTVDVNYFLASTREFSDFVLRFQIKLTGTEGFVNSGFQIRSQRQPGSTEMIGFQCDFGDPNWWGALYDESRRNRVLSPSNMDALGPVIRRQDWNEYIIRADGPRMTTWINGVMGTDYRETDPAIPLAGKLGIQIHSGAKALVQVREIGIRVLR, via the coding sequence ATGCGTGAGTATCGCGTTCGCGTGCGTGCCCTGCTCATCGCGTCGGCGCTGGCGCTCGTGATCGCCGGCGGCGTCGGACGGCTGAGCGCGAGCCAGGGCGAGCCGCCACCGGCGCTCGGCACGCTCACGCCGCTCTTCGACGGCCGGACGCTCACCGGCTGGGAAGGCGACGCAGCCATCTGGCGTGTGCAGGACGGCGCGCTGACCGGCGGGTCGCTCACGAGAACGGTCGACGTGAACTACTTCCTCGCCTCGACGCGCGAGTTCTCGGATTTCGTGCTCCGCTTCCAGATCAAGCTCACCGGCACCGAAGGGTTCGTGAACTCCGGCTTCCAGATCCGCTCGCAGCGGCAGCCGGGGTCGACCGAGATGATCGGCTTCCAGTGCGATTTCGGCGATCCGAACTGGTGGGGCGCCCTCTACGACGAATCGCGGCGCAACCGCGTGCTGTCGCCGTCCAACATGGACGCGCTCGGGCCCGTCATCCGCCGGCAGGACTGGAACGAGTACATCATCCGTGCCGACGGTCCGCGCATGACGACCTGGATCAACGGCGTGATGGGAACGGACTACCGCGAAACCGATCCCGCGATCCCGCTCGCGGGTAAGCTCGGCATCCAGATCCACAGCGGCGCGAAGGCGCTCGTGCAGGTGCGCGAGATCGGCATCCGGGTGCTCCGGTAA
- the infA gene encoding translation initiation factor IF-1 has translation MSKDDLIDVQGTVVAVHSGGLYRVQVDSGHEVLAQLSGRMRRFRIKVVPGDRVTVGVSPYDPVRGIITFRAR, from the coding sequence TTGAGCAAGGATGACCTCATAGACGTCCAGGGCACGGTGGTGGCCGTCCACAGCGGCGGCTTGTATCGCGTGCAGGTCGACTCCGGTCACGAGGTGCTTGCGCAGTTGAGCGGCCGGATGCGCCGCTTCAGAATCAAGGTCGTTCCGGGCGATCGGGTCACGGTGGGCGTCTCGCCCTATGACCCGGTTCGGGGCATCATCACATTCCGCGCTCGATAG
- a CDS encoding cytochrome c, with product MTAPHVTILWRWRALLAAGLALGVAHSAAAQMPPASTFFQQNCAACHTIGGGALVGPDLKGATERHERAWLIRFIENPKAVVDAGDPAAKAMVDAAGGLVMPQIAGMTPQMAEALVDMIAGGASQAPAGPSVTDRAFTAADVEHGRRLFNGTERLQNGGPACLACHNAGAGEGMGGGRLGPDLTTVYDRLKGRKALGMWLSAPATTTMRSLFAARAFTPEEIEALLAYFEDAATRPASPSGPSLAFLAAGSVGAIAGLVLFAFHWRGRLRAVRRRLVETATSGGTR from the coding sequence GTGACCGCACCTCACGTGACGATCCTCTGGCGGTGGCGGGCGTTGCTGGCTGCCGGACTGGCGCTCGGCGTGGCACACAGCGCCGCGGCGCAGATGCCTCCCGCCTCGACGTTCTTCCAGCAGAACTGCGCGGCCTGCCACACCATCGGCGGCGGCGCGCTCGTCGGACCGGACTTGAAAGGTGCCACGGAGCGTCACGAGCGCGCGTGGCTCATCCGCTTCATCGAGAACCCGAAGGCGGTCGTCGACGCCGGCGATCCAGCGGCCAAGGCGATGGTCGACGCGGCCGGTGGCCTGGTGATGCCGCAGATTGCGGGCATGACGCCGCAGATGGCGGAGGCGCTGGTCGACATGATTGCCGGAGGCGCCAGCCAGGCGCCAGCCGGGCCGTCGGTCACCGATCGCGCCTTCACGGCCGCCGACGTCGAGCACGGCCGGCGCCTGTTCAACGGCACGGAACGCCTCCAGAACGGCGGACCGGCGTGCCTGGCCTGTCACAACGCCGGCGCGGGTGAGGGCATGGGCGGTGGCCGGCTCGGTCCGGATCTCACGACCGTCTACGACCGGCTGAAGGGGCGCAAGGCGCTCGGGATGTGGCTGTCGGCTCCGGCGACGACCACGATGCGGTCCCTCTTCGCCGCACGCGCGTTCACGCCGGAGGAAATCGAAGCGCTCCTGGCGTACTTCGAGGACGCCGCCACGCGGCCGGCGTCGCCGAGCGGGCCGTCGCTCGCGTTTCTCGCGGCAGGGAGCGTGGGCGCGATCGCCGGGCTCGTGCTGTTCGCATTTCACTGGCGCGGCCGGCTCCGCGCGGTCCGCCGCCGGCTCGTCGAGACGGCGACGTCGGGAGGCACACGATGA
- a CDS encoding c-type cytochrome, with amino-acid sequence MFAFTMAGALALASSAAAAPITDAQATAILTKAGCTICHSVDKKLVGPSYLEVAKKHKGDKTAPATLPDKIRKGGTGVYGAIPMPPNPPDKINDADLKALVEWILSKA; translated from the coding sequence ATGTTCGCATTCACCATGGCCGGGGCGCTCGCCTTGGCGTCGTCCGCGGCGGCCGCGCCGATTACCGACGCGCAGGCGACGGCGATCTTGACCAAGGCCGGCTGCACGATCTGCCACAGCGTCGACAAGAAGCTGGTCGGCCCGTCCTATCTCGAGGTCGCGAAGAAGCACAAGGGAGACAAGACGGCACCGGCGACGCTTCCCGACAAGATCCGCAAGGGCGGCACGGGCGTCTACGGCGCGATTCCGATGCCTCCGAACCCTCCCGACAAGATCAACGACGCCGACCTGAAGGCGCTCGTGGAGTGGATCCTCTCCAAGGCCTGA
- a CDS encoding DUF542 domain-containing protein, with translation MNTSSSDQTELARRTLGELVARDFRAATVFEQLGFDYERSGHQTLQEAAAARGVGVDTVVQALQSAGLRATGRAGEGLDELIRHIVERHHQYVRESTPRIRGWLDSLVEQEIDAHPEFADVREIFRSLSDALGPHMVKEEHILFPFIHEMAAAARAGTRPSAGPFGTLLNPIRVMEADHFEAESLMTKLSALTHGYAVPAGASPTHSRCYEELARFEQDLVQHVRLENDVLFPGAIALEGLAN, from the coding sequence GTGAACACGAGCTCCTCGGACCAGACGGAGCTCGCACGCCGGACGCTCGGAGAGCTCGTCGCCCGCGATTTCCGCGCGGCGACCGTCTTCGAACAGTTGGGCTTCGACTACGAGCGGTCAGGGCACCAGACGCTGCAGGAGGCCGCCGCTGCCAGGGGTGTCGGCGTCGATACCGTGGTGCAGGCGCTCCAGTCGGCCGGCCTGCGTGCCACGGGACGCGCCGGCGAGGGGCTCGACGAGCTGATCCGGCACATCGTCGAGCGTCATCACCAGTACGTCCGCGAGAGCACGCCGCGCATCCGCGGCTGGCTCGACAGCCTCGTCGAACAGGAGATCGACGCGCACCCCGAGTTCGCCGACGTCCGCGAGATCTTCCGCAGTCTCAGCGACGCACTCGGACCGCACATGGTGAAGGAAGAGCACATCCTCTTTCCGTTCATCCACGAGATGGCGGCCGCAGCCCGGGCGGGCACCCGGCCGTCGGCCGGCCCCTTCGGCACGCTGCTCAACCCGATTCGCGTCATGGAGGCGGACCACTTCGAGGCGGAATCGCTCATGACGAAGCTGAGCGCGCTCACGCACGGGTACGCCGTGCCGGCGGGGGCGAGCCCGACGCACAGCCGCTGCTACGAGGAGCTCGCCCGCTTCGAGCAGGATCTCGTCCAGCACGTCCGGCTCGAGAACGACGTGCTGTTCCCTGGTGCGATCGCGCTCGAAGGTTTGGCGAACTGA
- a CDS encoding nitrate reductase subunit alpha, whose translation MSAEKVLAWIKDESKPELRSWEEFYRNRWQHDKSVRSTHGVNCTGGCSWQIFVKDGIVTWEMQALDYPLLESTLPPYEPRGCQRGISYSWYLYSPLRVKYPYGRGALLDLWREARAGTTDPVEAWRQIVEDPVKRARFQRARGKGGFRRVDWETVLELITAAQIYTIKKWGPDRVAGFSPIPAMSMISYAAGARYLQLTGGLSLSFYDWYCDLPTASPETWGEQTDVNESADWYNAKMLAVMGSNLNMTRTPDCHFAAEARHNGTKMWVFSPDFNQVAKYADEWVAVNAGQDGAWWMAVNHVLLTEWHHQRQVPYFIDYTKRYTDAPILVELEEVGGGLHRPGQYLRAGRMDAYKDVEQKDWKFLMWDAAAGRPKMPMGSVGHRWGQEQGKWNLVLQDGVDGSAIDPALTFLGGSDAVIEVELDNFAEASALRRGVPAKRVALADGSTVLVTTVYDLLMAQYGVDRGLPGQYPANYDDESQPYTPAWSEKYTGMGRETLIRFAREWATTAEYTKGKCTIIIGAGVNHWYHANLMYRAGIHALMFCGCVGVNGGGLAHYVGQEKLAPGESWSSIAFGRDWYPAARLQNAPSWHYVNTDQWRYEKDFTDYHTVPRRQREGSLAQGHTIDIQARAVRSGWMPFYPQFNRSPLDVVRDAEAAGASTPAEIVSRVVGDLKSGALKFAVDDPDAAENWPRVWFIWRGNALMSSSKGHEYFLRHYLGTHSNAIAEELAKDSVKEVVWHETMPVGKMDLVVDLNFRMDTSALYSDIVLPAATWYEKADLNSTDMHSFIHPLSAAVPPAWESKSDWQIFKALARKFSELAPAHFPEVVKDLMASPLAHDSAAEVAQVTLADWRAGECDAIPGKTMPMLRVVDRTYRDVFHQYCSFGPLAREGGLSAHGTSYAIQDVYDDALKRLPTYAWGGRKFLSLADDEHTCNIILEFATVTNGELAHRSYTNMEKRVGLPLAHLVQGSRSVRVDYKTLQARPTRFVNSPMWSGLVTDGRAYSPFTYNIEHLVPFRTLTGRQHFYLDHPMYLQYGEHLPCYKPKPKPAEYADIRVSQEVGPTLMLNYLTPHGKWHIHSTYGDNQRMTTLSRGCEPFWMNDKDATDIGIHDNDWVEVHNDHGVVVTRAAVSARIPRGVCIQYHSPERTYGVPKSPLRGNRRAGGHNSLTRTRLKPNFLCGGYGQFTYHFNYWGPLGCNRDTHVLVRKLPELKW comes from the coding sequence ATGAGTGCGGAGAAAGTCCTCGCCTGGATCAAGGACGAGTCGAAACCGGAGCTCCGGAGCTGGGAGGAGTTCTACCGGAACCGGTGGCAGCACGACAAGTCCGTGCGCAGCACGCACGGCGTCAACTGCACCGGCGGCTGCTCCTGGCAGATCTTCGTCAAGGACGGCATCGTCACCTGGGAGATGCAGGCGCTCGACTACCCGCTGCTCGAGTCGACGCTGCCGCCCTACGAGCCGCGGGGTTGTCAGCGGGGGATCTCGTACTCCTGGTATCTCTACAGCCCGCTGCGCGTGAAGTATCCGTACGGCCGGGGTGCGCTGCTGGATCTCTGGCGCGAGGCGCGCGCCGGCACGACGGACCCGGTCGAGGCGTGGCGCCAGATCGTCGAGGATCCCGTGAAGCGGGCGCGTTTCCAGCGCGCGCGCGGCAAGGGCGGCTTTCGGCGCGTGGACTGGGAGACGGTGCTCGAGCTGATCACGGCGGCCCAGATCTACACGATCAAGAAGTGGGGTCCCGATCGTGTGGCCGGCTTCTCGCCCATTCCGGCGATGTCGATGATCAGCTACGCCGCCGGCGCGCGGTACCTGCAGCTCACCGGCGGGCTCTCGCTCTCGTTCTACGACTGGTACTGCGACCTGCCGACGGCGTCGCCCGAGACGTGGGGCGAGCAGACGGACGTCAACGAATCGGCCGACTGGTACAACGCGAAGATGCTGGCCGTCATGGGCTCCAACCTGAACATGACGCGCACGCCGGACTGCCACTTCGCTGCCGAAGCGCGCCACAACGGGACGAAGATGTGGGTCTTCTCCCCCGACTTCAACCAGGTCGCGAAGTACGCCGACGAATGGGTCGCGGTCAACGCGGGCCAGGACGGCGCCTGGTGGATGGCGGTCAATCACGTGCTGCTGACCGAGTGGCATCACCAGCGGCAGGTGCCCTACTTCATCGACTACACGAAGCGCTACACCGATGCGCCGATCCTCGTGGAGCTGGAGGAGGTCGGCGGCGGCCTCCATCGCCCCGGTCAGTACCTGCGCGCCGGCCGGATGGACGCGTATAAGGACGTCGAGCAGAAGGACTGGAAGTTCCTCATGTGGGACGCCGCCGCCGGCCGGCCGAAGATGCCGATGGGCAGCGTCGGGCACCGCTGGGGCCAGGAACAGGGCAAGTGGAACCTGGTCCTGCAGGACGGCGTCGACGGCTCGGCGATTGATCCGGCGCTGACGTTTCTCGGCGGGTCCGACGCCGTCATCGAGGTCGAGCTCGACAACTTCGCCGAGGCGTCGGCCTTGCGCCGGGGCGTGCCGGCCAAACGCGTCGCCCTCGCGGACGGATCGACCGTGCTCGTGACCACCGTCTACGACCTGCTCATGGCGCAGTACGGCGTCGACCGCGGCCTGCCGGGTCAGTACCCCGCCAACTACGACGACGAGTCGCAGCCGTACACGCCGGCCTGGTCGGAGAAGTACACCGGCATGGGCCGCGAGACGCTGATCCGGTTCGCGCGGGAATGGGCCACGACCGCCGAGTACACCAAGGGCAAGTGCACCATCATCATCGGCGCCGGCGTCAATCACTGGTACCACGCGAACCTGATGTATCGCGCCGGCATCCACGCGCTGATGTTCTGCGGGTGCGTGGGCGTGAACGGCGGCGGCCTCGCCCACTACGTCGGCCAGGAGAAGCTGGCGCCGGGTGAGTCGTGGAGCTCGATCGCCTTCGGCCGCGACTGGTACCCGGCCGCTCGCCTGCAGAACGCGCCGAGCTGGCACTACGTGAACACCGATCAGTGGCGGTACGAGAAGGACTTCACCGACTACCACACGGTGCCGCGCCGGCAGCGAGAAGGATCGCTGGCCCAAGGACACACGATCGACATCCAGGCTCGTGCGGTGCGCAGCGGCTGGATGCCCTTCTATCCGCAGTTCAACCGGAGCCCGCTCGACGTCGTGCGCGACGCCGAAGCGGCGGGCGCCTCGACGCCGGCCGAGATCGTCTCCCGCGTGGTCGGCGATCTGAAGTCCGGCGCGCTGAAGTTCGCGGTCGACGATCCGGACGCCGCCGAGAACTGGCCGCGCGTGTGGTTCATCTGGCGCGGCAACGCGCTGATGTCCAGCTCGAAGGGCCACGAGTACTTCCTGCGCCATTACCTCGGGACGCACTCGAACGCGATCGCGGAGGAGCTGGCGAAGGACTCGGTCAAGGAAGTGGTGTGGCACGAGACGATGCCCGTCGGCAAGATGGACCTCGTCGTCGACCTGAACTTCCGGATGGACACGTCGGCGCTGTACTCCGACATCGTGCTGCCGGCGGCCACCTGGTACGAGAAGGCCGACCTGAACTCGACCGACATGCACAGCTTCATCCACCCGCTGTCGGCCGCGGTGCCCCCCGCCTGGGAATCGAAGTCGGACTGGCAGATCTTCAAAGCGCTCGCCCGGAAGTTCTCGGAGCTGGCGCCGGCGCACTTCCCCGAGGTCGTCAAGGACCTGATGGCCTCACCGCTCGCCCACGATTCGGCGGCGGAGGTCGCGCAGGTGACGCTCGCCGACTGGCGCGCGGGCGAGTGCGACGCGATTCCCGGCAAGACGATGCCGATGCTGCGCGTGGTGGATCGGACGTACCGCGACGTCTTCCATCAGTACTGCTCGTTCGGTCCGCTCGCGCGCGAAGGCGGGCTGAGCGCGCACGGCACGAGCTACGCCATCCAGGACGTCTACGACGACGCGCTGAAGCGCCTGCCGACCTACGCGTGGGGCGGGCGCAAGTTCCTCTCGCTGGCGGACGACGAACACACCTGCAACATCATCCTCGAGTTCGCCACGGTCACCAACGGCGAGCTGGCCCATCGCTCCTACACCAACATGGAGAAGCGGGTCGGCCTGCCGCTGGCCCACCTCGTCCAGGGCAGTCGTTCGGTGCGCGTCGATTACAAGACGCTCCAGGCCCGACCCACTCGGTTCGTCAACAGTCCGATGTGGTCGGGGCTCGTGACCGACGGGCGGGCGTACTCGCCGTTCACGTACAACATCGAGCATCTCGTCCCGTTCCGGACGCTGACCGGCCGCCAGCACTTCTATCTCGATCACCCGATGTACCTGCAGTACGGCGAGCACCTGCCGTGCTACAAGCCCAAGCCGAAGCCGGCGGAGTACGCCGACATCCGGGTCAGCCAGGAAGTCGGGCCGACGCTGATGCTCAACTACCTCACCCCGCACGGCAAGTGGCACATCCACTCGACCTACGGTGACAACCAGCGGATGACGACGCTCTCGCGCGGGTGCGAGCCGTTCTGGATGAACGACAAGGACGCCACCGACATCGGGATTCACGACAACGATTGGGTCGAGGTCCACAACGATCACGGCGTCGTGGTCACGCGGGCGGCGGTCAGCGCCCGCATTCCGCGCGGGGTCTGCATCCAGTACCACTCGCCGGAACGCACCTACGGCGTGCCGAAATCGCCGCTGCGCGGCAACCGGCGCGCCGGCGGACACAACAGCCTGACGCGCACGCGTCTCAAGCCGAACTTCCTCTGCGGTGGCTACGGGCAGTTCACCTACCACTTCAACTACTGGGGACCGCTCGGCTGCAACCGGGACACGCACGTGCTCGTGAGGAAGCTGCCGGAATTGAAGTGGTAG
- a CDS encoding Crp/Fnr family transcriptional regulator yields MLRPEPSVLAQIPLFRRVSAEDRARVAAVSFVRSYERGDAVFEEGDASDYFFIVITGRVKVFKHSMSGSDVILEMFGPGGPLGAVAAYESRPYPASAQAIESTSCLLIPRQDFFRLLEDHPSLVRGLLGSLSMRLVELTTRLTDLTGGRAESRFARLFLKLADQLGRQQDGALFIPLPLSRQELADLTGTTVETCIRIMSRWGKEDLLRTEKDGFVLVDRASLESLAAG; encoded by the coding sequence GTGCTGCGCCCAGAGCCGTCCGTTCTCGCCCAGATTCCGCTCTTCCGCCGGGTGTCGGCCGAGGATCGGGCCCGCGTCGCCGCGGTGTCGTTCGTCCGCAGCTACGAGCGCGGCGACGCCGTCTTCGAGGAGGGGGACGCCTCCGACTACTTCTTCATCGTCATCACGGGACGGGTGAAGGTGTTCAAGCACAGCATGTCGGGCAGCGACGTGATCCTCGAGATGTTCGGACCCGGAGGGCCGCTCGGCGCCGTCGCCGCGTACGAGTCCCGGCCGTACCCGGCCTCCGCGCAGGCCATCGAATCGACCAGTTGCCTGCTGATACCACGCCAGGACTTCTTCCGGCTGCTCGAGGATCACCCGTCGCTCGTGCGCGGCCTGCTGGGCAGCCTCTCGATGCGGCTCGTCGAGTTGACGACAAGGCTCACCGACCTCACCGGCGGCCGGGCTGAGTCTCGGTTCGCACGGCTATTCCTGAAGCTCGCCGATCAGCTCGGCCGCCAGCAGGACGGCGCGCTCTTCATCCCGCTGCCGCTGTCGCGGCAGGAGCTGGCGGACCTCACGGGGACGACCGTCGAGACGTGCATCCGCATCATGAGCCGCTGGGGCAAGGAAGACCTGCTGCGCACGGAGAAGGACGGGTTCGTGCTCGTGGACCGCGCGTCGCTCGAGAGCCTGGCGGCCGGCTAG
- the narH gene encoding nitrate reductase subunit beta, translated as MDVRSQIAMVFHLDKCIGCHTCSIACKNIWTDRKGTEYMWWNNVETKPGTGFPTRWEDQESYQGGWHVVDGKLQLRSTDKARTVTNIFHHPHMPTMDDYYEPWTYDYQHLFNAPEGDDQPTAIPVSMVTGQPIDIKAGPNWDDDLGGSNVYAEHDRNLDGLSPDQRQQLFAIERLVFFYFPRICNHCLNPSCVASCPSGALYKRGEDGIVLLDQTRCRGWRSCISACPYKKTFYNWQTGKSEKCILCFPRLETGQAPACFHSCVGRIRYLGVLLYDASRIEAIASMKEEDLVEGHRSMILDPFDPAVIAAARANGIQDDVIESAQRSPVYKFVKVWRVALPPHIEYRTLPMLFYVPPMSPVMAQRTNGVVEHVPGDFFHDIDSARVPMKFLANLFGAGHDGQVRYALRKQKAVRWYRRAVTVGDITMETAERMLREADCTPDEAEAIYRLTSLCTFDDRFVIPPMHREQAIEMLKDPHEHKQAAGFGFLSGPRRGL; from the coding sequence ATGGACGTCCGTTCTCAGATCGCCATGGTGTTCCACCTCGACAAGTGCATCGGGTGCCACACCTGCAGCATCGCGTGCAAGAACATCTGGACCGATCGCAAGGGCACCGAGTACATGTGGTGGAACAACGTCGAGACGAAGCCCGGCACGGGGTTCCCCACGCGGTGGGAGGACCAGGAGTCGTACCAGGGCGGCTGGCACGTGGTCGACGGCAAGCTGCAGCTCCGCTCCACCGACAAGGCCCGCACGGTCACGAACATCTTCCATCATCCGCACATGCCGACGATGGACGACTACTACGAGCCGTGGACGTACGACTACCAGCACCTGTTCAACGCGCCCGAGGGTGACGATCAGCCCACGGCCATCCCCGTGTCGATGGTCACGGGCCAGCCGATCGACATCAAAGCCGGCCCGAACTGGGACGACGACCTCGGCGGATCGAACGTGTACGCCGAGCACGATCGGAACCTCGACGGGCTCTCGCCCGACCAGCGGCAACAACTGTTCGCGATCGAGCGGCTGGTCTTCTTCTACTTTCCGCGCATCTGCAATCACTGCCTGAACCCGTCGTGCGTGGCCTCGTGCCCGTCGGGCGCCCTGTACAAGCGCGGCGAGGACGGCATCGTGCTGCTCGACCAGACGCGGTGCCGTGGCTGGCGGTCGTGCATCTCCGCCTGCCCGTACAAGAAGACGTTCTACAACTGGCAGACCGGCAAGTCCGAGAAGTGCATCCTCTGCTTCCCCAGGCTCGAGACCGGCCAGGCGCCCGCCTGCTTCCACTCCTGCGTCGGCCGGATCCGGTACCTCGGCGTGCTGCTCTACGACGCCTCGCGCATCGAGGCCATCGCGTCCATGAAGGAGGAGGATCTGGTCGAAGGGCACCGGTCGATGATCCTCGACCCGTTCGACCCGGCGGTCATCGCGGCCGCGCGCGCGAACGGCATCCAGGACGACGTCATCGAGTCCGCCCAGCGGTCGCCCGTCTACAAGTTCGTGAAGGTCTGGCGCGTGGCCCTGCCTCCGCACATCGAGTACCGCACGCTGCCGATGCTGTTCTACGTTCCGCCGATGTCACCCGTGATGGCCCAGCGCACGAACGGGGTCGTCGAGCACGTGCCGGGCGACTTCTTCCACGACATCGACTCCGCACGCGTGCCGATGAAGTTCCTCGCCAACCTGTTCGGAGCGGGGCACGACGGCCAGGTCCGCTACGCCCTGCGCAAGCAGAAGGCCGTGCGCTGGTACCGGCGCGCGGTCACGGTCGGCGACATCACCATGGAGACGGCCGAACGCATGCTGCGGGAAGCCGACTGCACGCCCGACGAGGCCGAAGCCATCTACCGGCTGACGTCGCTCTGCACGTTCGACGACCGCTTCGTCATCCCGCCGATGCACCGCGAGCAGGCGATCGAGATGCTCAAGGATCCGCACGAGCACAAACAGGCGGCAGGCTTCGGCTTCCTTTCCGGCCCGCGGAGGGGACTATGA
- a CDS encoding universal stress protein, with amino-acid sequence MAGSKAFKLLVATDGSDRARGVLATAANFPWPARTHVRVVAARRTGAAYTSSMLLAALDRSAEIAAENARRTLARRWPDVEAAVVDTLPVEGILDEAKRFAADAIVLGWRGHGALQRLLMGSVSRGVVRGATCPVLVVRRSTRVRRIVVAFDGSAMAKRALAFVGRLTPPPHGRVVLAHAVELMPVPSRTFVPGARIVVREVKRTNTRRGKAALRALEQAAAALERAGWQTSTVLTSGEPLRDLLRTVASTRAQLLVVGARGTSGARYLLLGSVAEGALNRCPVPVLVAR; translated from the coding sequence ATGGCTGGATCCAAGGCATTCAAGCTCCTCGTCGCCACTGATGGGTCCGATCGTGCGCGCGGCGTCCTCGCGACCGCCGCGAACTTCCCGTGGCCGGCACGAACGCACGTGCGCGTGGTGGCGGCGCGGCGAACCGGCGCGGCGTACACGTCATCGATGCTGCTCGCCGCGCTCGATCGGAGCGCCGAGATCGCGGCCGAGAACGCCCGGCGGACGCTCGCTCGCCGCTGGCCCGACGTCGAGGCGGCTGTCGTCGACACGCTGCCCGTCGAGGGCATCCTCGACGAGGCCAAACGATTCGCGGCCGATGCGATCGTGCTCGGCTGGCGTGGCCACGGCGCGCTGCAGCGGTTGCTCATGGGCAGCGTCTCTCGCGGGGTCGTCCGAGGCGCCACGTGTCCGGTGCTCGTCGTCCGTCGTTCGACGCGCGTGCGGAGAATCGTCGTGGCGTTCGATGGATCCGCCATGGCGAAGCGCGCGCTGGCGTTCGTGGGGAGGCTGACGCCGCCCCCGCACGGGCGCGTCGTGCTCGCGCACGCCGTCGAGTTGATGCCCGTGCCGTCGCGGACGTTCGTGCCCGGTGCCCGCATCGTGGTGCGCGAAGTGAAACGCACGAACACCCGCCGAGGCAAGGCAGCACTGCGGGCGCTCGAACAGGCCGCCGCAGCGCTCGAGCGGGCCGGATGGCAGACGAGCACCGTGCTCACGAGCGGCGAGCCGCTGCGGGATCTGCTCCGCACCGTGGCCAGCACGCGGGCGCAACTGCTGGTGGTCGGCGCGCGGGGCACGAGCGGCGCGCGCTACCTGCTGCTCGGCAGCGTAGCGGAGGGAGCCCTCAATCGGTGCCCCGTTCCCGTCCTCGTCGCGCGATAG